The following proteins are co-located in the Vigna angularis cultivar LongXiaoDou No.4 chromosome 2, ASM1680809v1, whole genome shotgun sequence genome:
- the LOC108327474 gene encoding uncharacterized protein LOC108327474, translating to MPSYAKFSKELLTKKRKYIEEETIKVQGNCSAIIQKLLPPKLKDLGSFTIPCTIGNISVGKALIDLGASINLMSLSMFEKIEVLELKPTWMTIQLVDRSLKYPYGVAEDVIVKVDKFLFPMDFVIMEMEEDVNVPLILGRPFMKTARVFIEVENDKLKVRVQDEEVNFHVFEAMAHPKDDKECFHLDTLDKICMIQEKKANDIFLLEEMLVDTCEELNEKEEELIDECLDDLKEVPLHKMEESNPEEKVKESKLELKMLPPHLKYAFLEEGGNKPVIISNSLSPKEEEKLVEILKANIGALGWSILDLKGISLTYCMHKFFMEDDYKLVAQP from the coding sequence ATGCCTTCATATGCTAAATTTTCGAAGGAGCTCCTCACTAAGAAAAGGAAGTACATTGAAGAGGAAACCATTAAAGTTCAAGGAAACTGTAGTGCTATCATACAAAAGCTTCTACCTCCCAAGTTGAAAGATCTAGGAAGCTTCACCATTCCTTGCACCATAGGGAATATCTCTGTTGGAAAGGCACTAATTGATTTGGGAGCCAGTATCAATCTCATGTCGCTCTCcatgtttgaaaaaattgaagttttggAACTCAAGCCTACATGGATGACTATTCAACTAGTTGATAGATCTCTGAAATATCCTTATGGGGTAGCTGAAGATGTGATTGTGAAGGTAGACAAATTTCTGTTTCCTATGGACTTTGTTatcatggagatggaggaggatGTAAATGtgcctcttattcttgggagaccttttatgaagactgcgaGAGTTTTTATTGAGGTGGAAAACGACAAACTGAAGGTGAGAgtgcaagatgaagaagtaaacTTTCATGTTTTTGAAGCTATGGCTCACCCAAAGGATGACAAGGAGTGTTTCCATCTTGACACTCTTGACAAAATTTGCATGATACAAGAGAAGAAAGcaaatgatatttttcttttagaggAGATGCTAGTTGACACTTGTGAAGAATTaaatgagaaagaagaagaattgattGATGAGTGCTTGGATGATTTGAAAGAAGTCCCTTTGCATAAGATGGAAGAGAGCAACCCAGAAGAAAAAGTAAAGGAAAGCAAATTGGAGCTGAAGATGTTACCACCACACTTGAAGTATGCGTTTTTGGAAGAAGGGGGGAATAAACCAGTTATCATCAGTAATTCTCTCtctcccaaagaagaagaaaagttggttgAGATACTAAAAGCCAACATAGGAGCTCTTGGATGGTCAATCTTAGATCTCAAAGGCATAAGTCTGACATATTGCATGCACAAATTTTTTATGGAGGATGATTACAAACTAGTTGCTCAACCatag